One Pseudomonas abieticivorans genomic region harbors:
- a CDS encoding alpha/beta fold hydrolase: MRSDNFVIEKIFKHYQVYVERVGNDPGRKTVLMVNGAMSTTTSFTRACKCLAEHFNVVLFDLPFAGNSRAHNPQQGLVTKDDEVQILLALVERFQVNHLASISWGGISTLLALSRNPSSIESSVVMSFAPSLNAAMRDYVTKAQGLIECDDKSAIGHLLNDTVGKYLSPRLKICNHQHMVSLASAEYQQARFHINQVMQLGDGNYLERLRDIRSHVHFLNGTCDEYTSVQDAQAFGRYVQSCSFSKVEGAGHFLDLESRLAAERTHDALLGHLLNVEAANEGRPKVRYA; encoded by the coding sequence ATGCGCAGCGATAATTTTGTGATCGAGAAGATTTTCAAGCACTACCAGGTTTATGTGGAGCGCGTGGGTAACGACCCGGGGCGCAAGACGGTGTTGATGGTCAACGGTGCAATGTCCACCACCACCTCGTTTACCCGGGCTTGCAAGTGCCTGGCCGAGCATTTTAACGTGGTGCTGTTCGACCTACCATTCGCCGGCAACTCACGGGCGCATAACCCGCAGCAAGGCTTGGTGACCAAGGACGATGAGGTGCAGATCCTCTTGGCGCTGGTCGAACGTTTCCAGGTCAACCACTTGGCGTCGATCTCGTGGGGCGGTATCTCGACGTTGCTGGCCTTGAGCCGTAACCCGTCGAGCATCGAGAGTTCGGTGGTGATGTCGTTTGCACCCAGCCTCAATGCCGCCATGCGCGATTACGTAACCAAGGCCCAGGGCTTGATCGAGTGCGACGACAAGTCGGCCATCGGCCACCTGCTCAATGACACGGTGGGCAAGTACCTCTCGCCACGCTTGAAGATATGCAACCACCAACATATGGTGTCGCTGGCCAGCGCCGAGTATCAGCAGGCGCGCTTTCACATCAACCAGGTGATGCAATTGGGCGACGGCAATTACCTGGAGCGCCTGCGCGACATACGCAGCCACGTGCACTTTCTCAATGGTACCTGTGACGAATACACCTCGGTGCAGGACGCCCAGGCGTTTGGCCGGTACGTGCAGTCATGCAGCTTCAGCAAGGTGGAAGGCGCCGGGCACTTTTTGGACCTGGAGTCGCGACTGGCAGCCGAGCGCACCCATGACGCGCTGCTTGGGCACCTGTTGAATGTCGAGGCCGCAAATGAAGGTCGGCCCAAGGTACGTTATGCCTGA